In Oryza sativa Japonica Group chromosome 8, ASM3414082v1, the sequence gtaggtatgggccgtcccatcagaaggtcattcggacggcaaccatacaagtctccgtctgtttatgaaaaggtggggtaagtccccataaaaaagagagaaatggtgcatgtggtatccccttaagatataaaaggaggaccttgcccactgagaggggggactggacttttccagattagagacccagaacaagggagaggctggctgatactttgtagctccttcatacacagatctcccaaaagacaggagtagggtattacgcttctcagcggcccgaacctgtatacatcgcccgtgtcttgtgtgtttccggtCTCGCaagccttccacatacagagagcttagaatctctccctgagtccccggccgaaccggcaaaggggggcctgcgcggtctcccggtgaggagccccacgctccgtcacgcCCTGTTCTTTTTAGCTACTTGTATTGAATTTACCATCTTATTGACGAGGATTATTTGCTCCACATCTCTAAAAataagttttataaaaaaaaactttcttctaCCGCATTACTAGATCCCTCGATGTAAGCTATCTATTAAAGTTTATTTATCAAATaatttaacttatatatataattttatagatAAATCAATACAATAATTCAATCAGTAATATGTTTCAAACTGGTGCTTACAGCCAAGTACATCACTTTAAAAAAACACGAATGACTAGTTGTGATCGTGGAACAATGTTACAGAGGGATGCCACGGATGAACCCATGTAACATCTATACATAAACACTGTTATTTAATTGTTAATGCGCGTCAGTGTGTGCGTGCGATTGTTTCCGAGAATCTAGATATGCAACCCTGTTGTCCTATTGATAGCATCCTGCACTTCCTGATTAGTACAGCTAGCACTGTTATTATAAATTTGAGTAGTCGTGCAGGCTGCAGCTCGAATGCATGGTCAGCCTgctagtttctttttttctagtATCAATTAACAATGTAGCAAAATGAAAGTCAAACCATAGTTCCATGCCCGAGATTTTGACCAATGTATTATACTCCTCAGCTCATTAAACTGACGACGCGTATTGCTGGCAACGCAAAAAGTCAACGTCGTTAGCCCTAATTAACGAGCTGCAGCTTATCTCTTACTCCGCATGCATATGGTCCTGTTCAAAAATGTTCTTTCATTATGAAACCTTGTTTAGCCCATTTCTCCATACATAAACTGTTTTATATTTGAAAACTAAAGCGCCTGAACCCGAACCATTTCAACCAGCTAATGGATAGAAATTTAGTGAAAAGAGAAGTTGAATCAGGTAGTTCGCTCGTTAGGAGGACAAAGGAGAAGAAATCCATCATTTTTCGCTTACACATTTTTCAGACAACTAAgcagttttttaaaaagaattctATATACTACCCCGtcctataaaaattaaatttctaGGGAATTAAGAACATATTAGTAGGATAGACAAATGACTACTATAACCCTATTTAATGAGCACAGTACATACACATATTCaatatataaacttgattaaaagaAATATTAAGACAATGGGTTAGAGATGGGATGGAAGGAAAGAAGATTACAAGGAAATGCAATCAGTTTACTGGGTCCTACATTAGTACAAatacaatttttatgggacaaatGTTCAAAGGtagaaattcaatttttatgggAGGGAGGTAACGattactttaaaaatcatattaatttatttttaaaattttacgtTAATAGCTTACCTCAATTTACGTATCTTACAAAATCTTTTCCTTTCCCTTTCACTCAAAAATGATCTTAAGATGTGCAACTGTGCATGGGTCATCCGCCAGACCGCCACCGTCCGTTTCCACAACCGTGCCAGTGCCTCCCTGCTTTCAGTGCTAGCTAGCTTCCTCTGACCTCTACCACTTTGCTGCTATATAAATATGACCCTCGGCCATACGCCTCCATAAACCTAGAAACTTGAGAATTTCACCCTGAAATTTAGATAGCTAGGTGTGCCTGTGGGTGGTCTCTGGCTCACTGGGTTTTGTGCAATTGTGTTCGTGTGTTGATGGCAATGCACTAGCTGTTGTGTCGGCATGTACAAtccagagcagcagcagccgccgctgccgcaccaCCAGctgatggcgccgccgcggatgTCCTTCTCCAGCGACTTCGCgttggagccgccgccgccgccgtcggggccCGGGAGGGCGTCGATGGGGGACGCGGACTTCGAGTTCTCCGCGGTGGGCAGCCGCCCGATGATCACCGCGGACCAGCTCTTCTCCAAGGGCCGCATCCTGCCAATGCGGgaggtctccggcggcggcggcggcggcggccgggccgtGACGCTGCGCGACGAGCTGCGAggccacgacggcgccgccgttgccgacggccgccaccgccgcgcggcccggccggcggggagcggcggcggcggcggcgtcaggtgGAAGGAGATGCTCGGGCTGAAGAGGCCGGGGCACAGGAagcacggcgccgccgacgaagGCGGCGCATCTACCCACGACCTCGATCACATGGTAATGTGTAGTGGCGCTGCTTCATTGGAGGATTTGTTACTCGTTGTTAttaaagatatatttttatttttcaaagacGTAACCTCTCCGTCTCCAGGACgttttgaatttggtcaaagtcaaactgtttcgagttttactaaatttatagataaatataataatatttataatactaattaaatatatttttataatatatttatgttgggttgaaaatattactttttttttctataaatctagtcaaacttaaagtaatTTAATTTTGACTAAAGTTAAAACGTATTGAACCTGAAATGGGGGAGTAGTATTCATGTACACGCCACTGTACATATGCGAGTGTGCCCAGTGTGCCCTTTTTTAaccggggcttttaactatttgccacttttagatttggcaattaactatttgccacaccTATcttaatgacatgtgggtccacatgtgtctatgatatgtgggtccagtggcaaatagttaattgccacatctaataGTGGCATATAGTTCAATATCTCTTTTTAACCCACACACTTAAAAAGACGGCAAATCTTTAATCTCACAAAATTCGTATTAACCTTTAGGGatttggttaattaatttgacATGAACAGTTTTCCTCATGCATATGTCCGGAAATATCATATGTAAATCAAACATTTATGTTATAACTACATGTATATCTTGGATTGGATTTATTAAGTTAAGTTGCATGCaccaattaaaaaaattaagctgATGAGAAAATAAAGATGGAATTGTTAAGTTGCATGCATCATCCATGGAAAACATCGTGTGTTTTGTGTGCACACTTTATACATACCAACTAATAAATatcacaaaaaaacaaaaaaaaagcatgtatatattaatagtgttaCATGTACTTGTAAAATCTTAACCTCAACctaaaattcattatattttaggtttaaaaaaataaaaaatcctgTCAATTTTAAGAATAGTAAAAGTCCgttagaattttattttttttctttttatgttggATGAATTTGAAGATAGGACTTTACAAtataatacaattgaaagtataaGTACCATTACTTTTAGAATTTTTAGTGATATTTATTTATTGGATATGCTCTCCATCACCCAACTAATGTAAGCAACCTTCATTGCAGGATCTTGGAGGAGGTGAATGAATGAACACATGATGTATCTTTTTTTCTCTGCTCACCGTCTAACTGCTGGTCTTCTCTGCTCGGCATGGGTATCAAGAAATTAATTTGAGGCCATTTCCGTTTACTTAATTTTTTACTGGTTCCTGATCTGGAGTAGAATCAACAAAGAAGATTAGGTTTTTCTCATCCaccaagctagctagctcaatGCAGTTTTCTTAATTTTGCCCTCTCCTTTCGGAGCGCTAATTGACTGTATTTTTCCGCCGGGTGTAATCGGCAGGATCGGAGAATGTCCTTCTGTTTGTGCGCTTAACTCTTTATTATCTACTTTGTCAACTTGTACAAAGATGACGTTTGGAAATTAAATGAGGGGAAATCAAAATTCGAAAGAGAGAAATGTTGTGCCAGTTAAATTTATGTTTCTTTGCACACATCTACGTGCTACTTCCTCTGTTCCATATTATAAGCCATTTCATTCTaagagaattaaaaaatattataaatacCACTCCGAGTTTAAGATTTCTTCCTAAATTTATTGCTTAATTGAGATGTCTCAACTCACGCGTCATGACCGTTTTATGCATATGTTATATGATCGATGTGGTTCAAACACATATATTCTTTTTCAGTGATATAGTGTCAACAAAGCTCATCTTTCCTATCTCGAATCTATCAAAGGAACTACTCACTGCTAAACCCCATGAGGTAGCACAATAGCTCATCTTCCGGTGACCATGATGTCAAGAACATAATTCGTGACCACGTCGTCGCTCAATGACGTGGTGAGCGTCATGAGTCGGGATGCCATAGCCAAGTCATTGGTgctgttgagttgtgatccaaattcatttacaCTTAATAAAGGTCAGTTTTTACCGTAGAGGGGGCGGAtcgtcatcccttttagggttccaccatatatatacctcttgtaagccgccgtgcggcgatgtaatctcacctcagatatagtgaagatattttgctggctggcacCCGTGGTTTTCTCTCTCCTGTTTTggaagggttttccacgttaaatctcgtgttttctgtgattgatctattgttctttatcgtttATTCGCCTATCGTTTCCTAATAGGTGCTGGTCAATCTGAACAGCGACCACAGCTTCACTCGGTTTATTAGTATTCCTTAGAGCGTGTGCGGGTAAAATGGTGCTCTcttcaataaaataaaaacactaTACAATTGATTAAGTCGTGGTACTAGAATGGTGCGTAGAATGTAACTGCCTCCATAAGAAAGACTTTATTTTTatacatgcatatgtccaaattcGTTTATAAGGCTGAAGTCTTTTTAGACATAGGTATTGTCTCTGTTCTAAAATGACTTTATTTCACCTATCATATACATATCAATACAAAGGTAAAAAGACTAAAATGTCCTCCACTCTATCAAATtgtaaaaaagaagaagaagcatatCACTTTATCTACACTGGACATGGCCCACTCTGTAACCTCCTGTGGAGTTCCACGACGAAAGGTCGGCGAGGAGCGCCTGTTGGTTCATGCATCCGTGTGCATGTCCCTCTGTCTCAGTGTTTCTGTTCCAGTGCGCGCGTGCACCAAGCAGCAGTGTCTGCAGTGAGCTAGCCAGTGATGGCCTGATCACAAAATTTTATGCCGCTCATTAGCTGGCCATCCTGCCTTTCGGCATCCTTGCAGTGAAACTTGGTGGCTGGCTGCTGCCGGGCGGCCGGGCAGGAGACTTTCTCCTGTGGCGGTGGCCTCGCGACAAAAACAAATGTTTCTGATCaatgtgggcggcggcggcaggcagcgCGCGGAAGGCAGAGCCCAGGCTGTCATGCCAGCTGCGCGCGCGCTGCGTCGTCAGGGCGCACATCGCATGGCCTGCGCTGCGTTTCCCGGCCACGGACATCACGCACTTCACTCCGTCTTCCGCGCGAGAGTCAAAGGCAGCTGGTTCACGACCACTTCAGGTGGTGACGCCCGCCGCGCGCGACGCACGCCCGCGCGGTCCTGCGGATTATTTCGCGTCATCTCGCTGTGGATTCTTGGTAGGGTAGGTACCGCGTCCAGAACGTCCATTCCCTTCCCCGGTACTCGCGCGGTCGCGCCGCGCCGGCTCGTGATGACCCTATACCAGTTCGGTAGCAGAGCGGCGTGGACGCGTGGCCCACCAAACGTTAAAGGCTTAGTTACACGGAATAAGTCTACTCTGCCTCCCTCCATTCATGCTTCCGGTTGAATCACACCCCTCAaacgcaaaaccgggtataacatGCCCCCTAACTTCCAAAACCGTTGCAAATCGATTCCTCCGACGGTTTCGTCATACGTGACATTTACGTGGCGggttgacttggtcttcatcttGTGTGTCATcgatgtggcgcttacgtggcactgaaaataaaaacaaacctaagtaaaaataaaaagaagttttggacccacgtgtcagttaCTCTCTTTATACTCGGCGACGAGCGAGATTGAGAGAGTGGCGGGAGCAATGGGGCGAGGGAGCTCGTTTGAGCGGCGGGGTGGTGAGACTGTTGGAGCTCAGTGGAGCGGCGGGAGCAGCACGAAGGATGTCGAGGTTTGATCCAGACTCCACCCGAAGCtccccctgctgctgctgctccagctCAGAGTCATCAGAGGACGGCTCGAGCAGCCTCTTTTTCTTGGGCACCGCCCTCTTCTCCGCTTTTGGGGAGGCCTTCCCCTTCTTCGCCGTGGCCAGTtaacgaggtggcggcggcggcgagagagcCAAAACTACCTAGAGCGGCGGGGCGACGAGAGCTCGGCGGGAGCAGCAGGATAGCGGGAGCGGGGAGAGAGCAGAGGTGAGgaagcctcgccgccgccgccgcctcatccccaccttcctctccttcttcccTGCTGACGTGTTGAGCATCACGACTCCATGACAAGCACAAGCACAGTGACGATGGCGGCGAATTTATGCGGTACTCATGGCCATCTTCCTACGTACCCGACGTGAGTGACGGGCTCCATGGTCTCGTAGAGAAGATGGTGTTGCAGCCGAGGTTCCTGCATCAGCACATGTCGGTCGCCTTCGCCGCATGGTGCCATTTGGCCAGACACGGGGTTTGGCgggaaggaggaggtggcggtgccCGTGTGATTAAAGGAGGTGAGGCCAAACCCTAGGTTGGAGTTTCccatggcggcgacggggggcaactgctgctgctgagtTTTTGGCGTGTGGGGTGATGGGGTTGGCGCTACTACCGTCGACGTCATCCCTGGCCGCAGCGGCAGTGGGAGTCAACACAAGCTAACTCAGCCAGCCAACGGGGTCAATGATGCCACGTGTGACAAAACCGCCTCCGAAACCACCCGGGGAGTTGATTTGCAATGGTTTTGAAAGTTGGGGTATATGTTATACCccgttttgtggttgagggatgtGATTCAACCATGCACATGAGTTGAGGGAGGTAAGTAGACTTATGCCTAGTTACACGGACAGGCCATGGCCCATAGCTGATATATGCGGCCCGTACATAATAGGCGGCGACGGGAAGGTGATGCGTTGGCCCAGTGATGCTTCTCCTTACTTAGGCGGCTTGGCCAATCCACATTCACACGTAGTGGGAAATCGCAAGTTAGTTGTATTTTGGATTTTGTTTCCTGATTTCTTGGGGAAGACCTCGATACGTCTGTTTCAATCTACAAAAGATCAAATCTGGTTATTCGACTCTGATCATAGTCAAATCATATGTGTTTTGTTTCAGTCTGTTAGATTCATTGGCAAATTGCTACTTGTTTCTATAATGCGTTCGACTTTTCTTTAATATAAAAGTGCGGATTAAATTTGTACcaaaatccaaatccaaatatATCTCTCGGAAGTATTAGCAAGATCTCAGGCCATACCATATATTGTTCTGCACAATTCAGATTTACTCCAGTATCCCCTGCATAATACGGCGTCTCTGTGATATCTTGGTATCACAATCGATCATCGGCCGCTGCTTACGCCCGCC encodes:
- the LOC4345816 gene encoding uncharacterized protein — its product is MYNPEQQQPPLPHHQLMAPPRMSFSSDFALEPPPPPSGPGRASMGDADFEFSAVGSRPMITADQLFSKGRILPMREVSGGGGGGGRAVTLRDELRGHDGAAVADGRHRRAARPAGSGGGGGVRWKEMLGLKRPGHRKHGAADEGGASTHDLDHMDLGGGE